In a single window of the Elaeis guineensis isolate ETL-2024a chromosome 4, EG11, whole genome shotgun sequence genome:
- the LOC105033850 gene encoding abscisic acid 8'-hydroxylase 1, producing MLPLLLSLVLFPLCLLYLLHRRARAKKPSSATAHKLPLPPGSMGWPYIGETFQLYSSNPNTFFSLKQKKYGRIFKTHILGCPCVMVSSPEAARLVLVTQAQMFKPTYPASKERLLGPKAIFFQQGNYHARLRRIVLRAFMPDAIRGKVAGIEAVAIQALHSWDGRNINTFQEMKTYAFHVALLSIFGKDEISCIDELKQCYYTLEKGYNSMPINLPGTLFSNAMKARKQLGRIVADILSYRRQKKAEADDLLGSLMEAKQGLTDDQIADNIIGVIFASRDTTASVLTWIVKYLGENPSILQAVTEEQEEIMRDKEMGEGEKYLTWADTKRMPMTSKVIQETMRVASILSFTFREAVEDVEYEGYLIPKGWKVLPLFRNIHHSPDNFTDPEKFDPSRFEVAPKANTFMPFGNGTHSCPGNELAKLEMLVLLHHLTTKYRWSMSGSESGIQYGPFVLPLHGLPMRFSRKT from the exons ATGCTTCCTCTCCTACTATCCCTTGTCCTTTTCCCGCTCTGCCTGCTCTATCTTCTGCACAGAAGAGCAAGAGCGAAGAAGCCTTCCTCTGCCACCGCCCATAAGCTGCCCCTGCCTCCCGGCTCTATGGGCTGGCCCTACATCGGCGAGACTTTCCAGCTCTACTCCAGCAACCCCAACACcttcttctccctcaaacagaaGAA ATATGGGCGTATATTCAAGACTCACATACTGGGATGCCCCTGCGTGATGGTGTCGAGCCCGGAGGCGGCGCGGTTGGTGCTGGTGACGCAGGCCCAGATGTTCAAGCCGACGTACCCGGCGAGCAAGGAGCGCCTACTGGGCCCCAAGGCCATATTCTTCCAGCAGGGGAACTACCACGCCCGCCTGCGCCGCATCGTCCTGAGGGCCTTCATGCCCGACGCCATCCGGGGGAAGGTCGCCGGAATCGAGGCGGTCGCCATCCAGGCCCTCCACTCCTGGGACGGCCGCAACATCAACACCTTCCAGGAGATGAAGACG TATGCGTTCCATGTGGCACTCCTATCCATATTCGGGAAGGATGAGATTTCCTGCATAGACGAGCTGAAGCAGTGCTACTACACCCTGGAGAAAGGTTATAACTCCATGCCTATCAACCTCCCAGGGACCCTCTTCAGCAACGCAATGAAGGCCAGGAAGCAGCTGGGCCGCATAGTGGCCGACATCCTTTCATACAGGAGGCAGAAGAAGGCAGAGGCTGATGACCTCCTTGGCTCATTGATGGAAGCAAAGCAAGGCCTCACCGACGACCAGATAGCCGACAACATCATTGGCGTCATCTTCGCCTCTCGTGACACTACCGCAAGCGTCCTCACATGGATCGTCAAGTATCTCGGAGAGAACCCAAGCATCCTGCAAGCAGTCacc GAAGAGCAGGAGGAGATCATGAGGGACAAGGAAATGGGTGAAGGGGAGAAGTACTTAACCTGGGCTGATACCAAGAGGATGCCGATGACTTCGAAGGTGATTCAGGAGACGATGCGGGTTGCTTCGATCCTTTCTTTCACCTTCAGAGAAGCGGTGGAAGATGTCGAGTATGAAG GATATCTCATTCCCAAGGGATGGAAAGTCTTGCCACTGTTCAGAAACATTCACCACAGTCCGGATAACTTTACCGACCCAGAAAAGTTTGATCCCTCCAGATTTGAG GTTGCTCCAAAGGCCAACACCTTCATGCCATTTGGGAATGGGACCCACTCCTGTCCTGGCAATGAGCTAGCAAAGCTGGAGATGCTGGTCCTTCTTCATCATCTGACCACCAAATACAG GTGGTCTATGTCGGGATCGGAGAGCGGAATCCAGTATGGGCCTTTCGTACTGCCCCTGCATGGGCTGCCAATGAGATTCTCTCGCAAGACATGA